Proteins found in one Cheilinus undulatus linkage group 9, ASM1832078v1, whole genome shotgun sequence genomic segment:
- the LOC121515058 gene encoding troponin I, fast skeletal muscle-like — MSDKKMTSSRKHHLKSLMLSIAANWIVQEKKDIAKAKEDYMSENCPRPSLSGDHAGLMDTCRKLHALIDKVDEERYDLEAKVAKADKEIEDLKIKVVDLAGVKKPALKKVRMSADAMLKALLGSKHTVNLDLRANLKQVKKEVKEEPAEAVGDWRKNIEEKADRKKMFES, encoded by the exons ATGTCTGA CAAAAAGATGACTTCGAGCCGCAAGCATCATCTGAAG AGTTTGATGCTCTCCATTGCGGCGAACTGGATTGTACAGGAGAAAAAGGACATCGCAAAAGCCAAAGAGGACTACATGTCTGAGAACTGCCCCAGACCCAGCCTGAGCGGAGACCACGCCGGACTCATG GATACCTGCAGAAAGCTGCACGCTCTCATCGACAAAGTGGATGAGGAGAGGTACGACTTGGAGGCCAAGGTGGCCAAAGCCGATAAAGAG ATTGAAGACCTGAAGATCAAGGTGGTGGACCTCGCTGGCGTGAAGAAGCCCGCCCTGAAGAAGGTGCGTATGTCCGCTGACGCCATGCTGAAGGCTCTGCTGGGCTCCAAACACACGGTGAACCTGGACCTGAGGGCCAACCTGAAGCAGGTCAAGAAGGAGGTCAAAGAGGAG cCGGCGGAGGCGGTGGGCGACTGGCGTAAGAACATTGAGGAGAAGGCTGACAGGAAGAAGATGTTCGAGTCTTAA